Proteins from a single region of Haloterrigena turkmenica DSM 5511:
- a CDS encoding SCO family protein, whose protein sequence is MERRTYLGSLGVAGFAGIAGCLNSLGLGDSNTALQPADDHPSDPSYPSHGDEFPSFSIPDPVAGTTVSLEDFVGERSFLLTYFYTSCPDGVCPALLTRLQWVQEDAADRDYADDIALLAFTFDPENDTAEALKDHAEGQHLDYEADNFHFLRPETNKEAKQIMEEKFGMPITTADEADDGNESSEDDSHDGNESHDDGGHSGNESHDGNESHGDGAHAGHTQIIHSKRITLVNEDGYVERAYPKAVQSEMAVTKDQLLEDVGTVVGVE, encoded by the coding sequence TCGCGGGTATCGCCGGCTGTCTCAACAGTTTGGGTCTCGGAGACAGCAACACGGCCCTCCAACCGGCCGACGATCATCCGTCCGATCCCAGCTATCCGAGCCACGGTGATGAGTTCCCGTCGTTTTCGATCCCCGACCCGGTCGCCGGAACGACCGTCTCGCTCGAGGACTTCGTCGGCGAGCGCTCCTTCCTGCTGACGTACTTCTACACCTCGTGTCCGGACGGCGTCTGTCCGGCGCTGTTGACGCGACTGCAGTGGGTCCAGGAAGACGCCGCCGACCGCGACTACGCGGACGATATCGCCCTGCTCGCGTTCACGTTCGATCCCGAAAACGACACCGCCGAGGCGTTGAAAGACCACGCCGAGGGACAACACCTCGACTACGAGGCCGACAACTTCCACTTCCTCCGCCCCGAGACTAACAAGGAGGCGAAACAGATCATGGAAGAGAAGTTCGGCATGCCAATCACGACCGCCGACGAAGCGGACGACGGCAACGAAAGCTCCGAGGACGACAGTCATGACGGCAACGAGAGTCACGACGACGGCGGCCACAGCGGCAATGAGAGCCACGACGGCAACGAGAGCCACGGCGACGGCGCCCACGCCGGTCACACTCAAATCATCCACAGCAAACGGATCACGCTCGTCAACGAGGACGGCTACGTCGAGCGCGCCTATCCGAAAGCCGTCCAGTCCGAAATGGCTGTGACCAAGGACCAACTCCTCGAGGACGTCGGTACGGTCGTCGGGGTGGAGTGA